The following DNA comes from Anopheles arabiensis isolate DONGOLA chromosome 3, AaraD3, whole genome shotgun sequence.
CTGGCAAGCCGACCCGCAAATCGCACGGTGGCAGCGGTGGCCagagcagcggcggcggcaatcAGCAGAACAACAAATGCAAGGGCAAGAATTCAAAAAACTGCCAAAATCCCCCAGGGGAAAGAACAAAAGAGTGCATGTGCCGGTGCCGGGAGCCACTGGTCACCCTGGGGAGGGAAAGCAGCACCACAACACTACTGCACCATCACGGCAGCCTAAGCAGCAACCAAAGTGTCGAAAGGGTCGGCGACGTGCAAAACTGCGCGATCCCGTGTCGGGGGGCGTTCTTCACCCAGGAGGAAAAGGACTTCGCCGGCATCTGGATAGCGCTGTGGTCCGGCCTCTGCGGCATAAGCACTCTAATGACACTGACCACCTTCCTCATCGACACCGAAAGGTTCAAGTACCCTGAGAGACCGATCGTGTTCCTGTCGGCGTGCTACTTCATCGTTTCCTGTGGCTATCTCACGCGCATCTTTCTCGGCCACGACGAAATTGCGTGCGACGGGAAATCGATCAAGTACCCTTCAACGGGACAGAGCTCCTGCACCATGATCTTCATCATGATTTACTTCTTCGGCATGGCCTCCTCGATCTGGTGGGTGATCCTGTCGTTCACCTGGTTCCTGGCGGCCGGCCTGAAATGGGGCAACGAGGCAATTTCGAAGCATTCGCAGTACTTCCATCTTGCCGCATGGCTCATTCCGACCGTGCAGACCGTCTCGGTACTGCTGCGGCCCGCCGTCGATGGTGATCCCGTGGCGGGGATTTGCTACGTTGGCAACACGTCCGTCGAAAATCTGAAGAACTTTGTGCTTGCCCCGCTCTTTATGTATCTCGTCGTCGGCACCACCTTCCTGATGGCCGGGTTTGTATCACTGTTCCGCATCCGGTCCGTGATCAAGCAGCAGGGCGGTATCGGTGCTGGCTCGAAGGCAGACAAACTCGAGAAGCTGATGATTCGGATAGGCATCTTCAGCGTGCTATACACCGTACCGGCAACGATCGTCATCGGCTGCCATCTGTACGAGGCGTCTTACTTCGAGGACTGGATGACGGGCCTAACTTGTCCGTGCAAGGTAGCGCCCGGGCTGCGGCAGAAGCCGCTCTACTCGGTGCTCATGCTGAAGTACTTTATGGCACTGGCCGTCGGCATCACGTCGGGCGTTTGGATCTGGTCCGGAAAGACGGTCGATTCGTGGCGGCGGCTCTGGAGAAGACTGTTCGGTTCGCCGGATCCTACCGGTGCAGGACAGGTGCTTATTAAGCCACGGCCACCACTGCCCCAACCGTACGCCACGTCCGGCATCGGTGTACCTGGATCGGCGGCAGCTTCCCTGCTGGCCACCCCGTACACGCAAACCGTAGGCAGTGTGGCTTCcaccagccaccaccaccttcaccaTCACGTTCTCAAGCAGGCACCGTTGAGTCACGTATGACCTGGAGATATCGGCGGCGCATCTACTTTAACTGCCGGATCCGGATCGGTCGTAGATCCGCGCGCCGTCTCAGTCGTTGTTACGCTGCCCGGTCCGCAACCGGGACAAGCTCTCAGCGATTATGGTCCGATATAGTTGACCGTTCGACCAGATGCGGCAACTCGAAGAATACCACCCAGCAATCTAAGTGAACTGTGAAACCCGTATCGGCTCTCATCCCTTCCATTTTCACCGATTCGCTGCTGGAAGGCGAAACCGTTTGCTCCCAGGGATAGTAGTCCAGGAAGGCGGCGAGAAGGAACGTTTTCGTCCTACGTGGCCAGCaagctggtggtgatggtggcaaaCGTTAGCAATGGAGCCGACCGGGTGTGAAATGGAGCGTGAAAGCAATTCTTAATAGTATTAAAATCAACTCAACTCAAATCGATACTACTTCTATTCTCGTGCATACAAGGCACGAGCCAGACTAAAATGCTATCACTGACGATCACAACACCATAAGCTATCATTACGCTCTATCTACCTTATCCGTAATCGTGCGCATCATGCCCCCATACACATGCATAACCTACATTTAAAGCTCCTTATGAATAACTTATCCGACAGGCAGGCATATTGTAAGGACAGTTCAAGCTAGCGGCTCTCTTTCTAGTCGATGATGAGGATAGTAGTGGAATAGTGTTTTAGAGATGGTAAATAGATGCATTGTTCGTGGAGATGTATGGAGTTGCGGATGTTTGTAAGTTATATTTTATACATAGAGCTAAACACCCCAGCAAACGTAAGCAGAGGAACGTAACAAAACAGTGCGATAATATTGTACATGGGGAAGAATGTCTACGGTGTGCGATTGATTCGCAGCGAACAAAGTAAGAGGGAAACAGCACACAACAGAAGGAAACACAATTGACAATACCTTTTCTCATTCCTATGCCGATGAAataactcaaaaaaaaaaatacaacaaatgcAAATCCCCCGTTTACACAACATGCATGTGTAAGAAGCCAAGGCAACGTTTTATACCACTGCCGCCAATATTTAGTTTCGTTCAGACACTCGAACACCTTGCACCACCAAGGAGGACATTATTGGTGTGTCGCAGAGTGCCGCTTCTagcagcgacgacgacgagcaaCTAACTACCGGTGAACCCTCTCTTTCTAAAATGGtgcattttgatgaaactttTATACGTAAttagaattaattttaaatgctTTTCAAAATTGAGCAACTTATATACCCCATCGTAGATTGGAAATAATTAATCAATCCCCCCTCCCCAACCTCCTTTTTCGGCCCACATAATCGCCGATCAATTATATGCAGCATATTTGCAAATTATCAGCATCCCATTTAGAGTATCTACTCTGTGTTTTCGTAGAGTGTAAATCATCCAGCAGTCATCAATGCATTCAATTCAATTGCTAGAACTGGTTTGCACACGAACGCTGCAaacccaaaaaagaaaacgcttCAAAATCATTATACCGCTTCGAATTTCCCGTTTCCTCTGTATCGGTGTGAGAATTAGCCGTAGCCGGTGTTGTACAGTTTGCAAAAGTATATCTGCACGCTATcgttttgtttacgtttgtttttgtttcgtttgtagTGGGATTTAGTTGCttcatgtatgtgtgtgtatgtttttttttaactttctcCACATTCATTTGCCAATTTTCATACTCGTCCAGTGCAAGTTTCTCTCAGATTGCCATATAAAAGTCACACCCTCGGCAACCTTtgctccccctttttttagCGAAGGGTTGCAAGTGACGGTTAAGAATTACGGTTAGATTTTAAGTTAAGCAGAGGTTGTATCACCTGCTAGCGGTGTGCTGATACTGGTCGGGCACACGACATTATCCAGTGTCCTCGCCCATGTTTTCTAttagtttgttttatgttgcattatttttgagttacacttttttgttaccttttatttcctttttccgATTACCCGTCGTACTACAAATCAGTGTTGTGTCCTGCTTTGTTTCAATGCAATGCTTAACAATAGAATAGACACCGGTTCGCATCCAGCTTCCTACGGTTCACAGCAACCAGCCGGCAATTGTTGGCTTCGGGAAGTAAATCGGTTAAAGTGTACATATCAACCAACTGCAAGGGCGCGTATACATTCATGCATTTTTGTATCTCGTTGTCCCCCTCACCCCCTTCCCCTCAAATCTTTAGTTTCATAGCCAGGAAGTAGGGCAAAGGGATATTTAAACATAAACGGCCGAGAAATGAGAAAATTAAGTGTAAatgttttgtaatttattgtCATCGTTGTTGGATGCCCATCATTGGGGGAGATGTGGTATCGATCGTGTTCGATTCGTGTTAATACCTCGAGCGCTCGAAGATCGCTTACCGAGCAATCTCAGCGCGTAGGCTCCACGACACGACAAGTGTAATCGCTTTTGTACAGTACAGTGTATAGATATTTAGACGTGTAAGCTAAACGAAACGAAGGCAGAACAATAAGGTGTGaacggaaacaaacaaaaacacatcacaTGGACGACCGGGGGAGGCCGTATTAGTATCGTGCAGAAAGAACCAAAATAATGACACCTTTTTCCAATGCAGCTAAATAAACGGACTTCACAACTGTTTCCTTAAGATCGgtgacaaaaaacaaacccctaaTCACAAATGATAACTTGACAAAAAGCAATGGAAAACAACTTATCTATCGATCGATTGTGTGGAAAAATTATTCGGCAAATTTATTTCCTCAACCACAACAGCCAAACTGTTAACGTAGGTGCAGAATGGGCTTAGCGCGTGTAGTAGAACAGGGAAAACCAAAGGCATCTAAGGctctcctttttttatttaatcccTGCAACAGCAGCTCTGTCCAAACTGTGCCGCCTGGCAGCTAGGgaaagaagaggaaagaaCACACATTAACAGTGATCATGCACAATACAATGAATGGGACGAGAATATCTAATAAGAAGGGATATTGTTTTGCGCGAAAAGGTTCAACAAACGTTAGGAcacggaagaagaagaagaagaagaaacatttacaaataaaggaaattttttaaaaatatctgGTTTTAACAGATACATAGACTGTATACGAATATTGTTCATTTACTGCGTTGacgaaaaaaagtaaaccgTGCGATCGCCAACGGCAGCTACACTTTACAGGGTCACCGAAATCAAACGAACGGATCCTTATGTTTGCACCTCTGTGTTTGACGATACACTTGCAAGCAATGCCAAGTGTTATATTTTGTTCTCTAACAGTCTTGTCAAATTCGTTTGGTTTCGGGGACAAATGTTGAAGGCGTTACTGCtgtatacacacatacacacacacaaataccgTAACAGCGTCCAATCAAAGAACGAGCGAAACCCAGGACAGTGGCCCAGGCATGTGTCGCATATGAGGTAGTcgtaaatcaaacacacaaaataacaatTGTTTATGGGTGTTAGGATTATTTGCCATTCTACGGCAAAACGGGGCCCCGACGCAGGCACGTGCGAGAAACTTATAAATATTAGGCgtttagataaaaaaaaaaactagcctgcgtcACACAGAATACAATCCTTTTTTGTAGGCTGAGAAACAAGTATATAGAGACAGCAGCAGGGGGTGAAGAGTGAATAAATGATAAGTCAAGAAGTGCACACAAAACAGAacaagaaaattgaaaaaaaaaaacgcgcagTAAAAGCTACTATTGTAAGACAACCTCTTATACAGTGGAaacaaaagcatatttttaattgtttaataaattattaaaataataaaaacatgatgtggtatttcctttttttatttttatttttatttcatttaatattGTACCTTGCTTATCACTTCGTACGTTAGATTGTCGGTTCGGTTCGAACGTTTTAATGTCCTAATCTAGCTAACGTACCACTCATAtcgttctgtttgttttatatttctaTATACAGTGGTATACATGAAATAATCTCCATCCTTACAtagtttcattttaatttttaatttcgttcTTATGAAGATGGCTAAActatattgtaaaaaaatcttTGAAGTAAGAATTGTGTACTTTTAAACAATAACTAAACTGCAAAAGCTCATAATATCACAAATTATTACAATATACTCTTATCTCACTATatataaaatagaaaatcgCCGCAATGACGTGAGAGTAAACAttcagcgagagagaaagaaagtggTGAGAGCAGAGCTCTcttagcaac
Coding sequences within:
- the LOC120900155 gene encoding frizzled-2 isoform X1, whose amino-acid sequence is MNSTLCVRNESKREALLNNARMQLVVVYVARTATECSAARCGQSSRPKTKGKTGFNQLIEQLSNKSTSRVCDKCTKLHYREVAIERLPESQSRQIQRNAFGEHTDTMALVRSKHRRHTVRSTLQQTVGVRCAVSVLPILLLMISGVAECSYHSGVSPMPHVPAVPKDPNSRCEEITIPMCRGIGYNLTSFPNEMNHETQEEAGLEVHQFWPLVEIKCSPDLKFFLCSMYTPICIEDYHKPLPVCRSVCERARAGCAPIMESYSFNWPERMACENLPVSGDSDNLCMEMPREEEHGEDRGAGGSSGGGSGSSGHSGKPTRKSHGGSGGQSSGGGNQQNNKCKGKNSKNCQNPPGERTKECMCRCREPLVTLGRESSTTTLLHHHGSLSSNQSVERVGDVQNCAIPCRGAFFTQEEKDFAGIWIALWSGLCGISTLMTLTTFLIDTERFKYPERPIVFLSACYFIVSCGYLTRIFLGHDEIACDGKSIKYPSTGQSSCTMIFIMIYFFGMASSIWWVILSFTWFLAAGLKWGNEAISKHSQYFHLAAWLIPTVQTVSVLLRPAVDGDPVAGICYVGNTSVENLKNFVLAPLFMYLVVGTTFLMAGFVSLFRIRSVIKQQGGIGAGSKADKLEKLMIRIGIFSVLYTVPATIVIGCHLYEASYFEDWMTGLTCPCKVAPGLRQKPLYSVLMLKYFMALAVGITSGVWIWSGKTVDSWRRLWRRLFGSPDPTGAGQVLIKPRPPLPQPYATSGIGVPGSAAASLLATPYTQTVGSVASTSHHHLHHHVLKQAPLSHV
- the LOC120900155 gene encoding frizzled-2 isoform X2 produces the protein MQLVVVYVARTATECSAARCGQSSRPKTKGKTGFNQLIEQLSNKSTSRVCDKCTKLHYREVAIERLPESQSRQIQRNAFGEHTDTMALVRSKHRRHTVRSTLQQTVGVRCAVSVLPILLLMISGVAECSYHSGVSPMPHVPAVPKDPNSRCEEITIPMCRGIGYNLTSFPNEMNHETQEEAGLEVHQFWPLVEIKCSPDLKFFLCSMYTPICIEDYHKPLPVCRSVCERARAGCAPIMESYSFNWPERMACENLPVSGDSDNLCMEMPREEEHGEDRGAGGSSGGGSGSSGHSGKPTRKSHGGSGGQSSGGGNQQNNKCKGKNSKNCQNPPGERTKECMCRCREPLVTLGRESSTTTLLHHHGSLSSNQSVERVGDVQNCAIPCRGAFFTQEEKDFAGIWIALWSGLCGISTLMTLTTFLIDTERFKYPERPIVFLSACYFIVSCGYLTRIFLGHDEIACDGKSIKYPSTGQSSCTMIFIMIYFFGMASSIWWVILSFTWFLAAGLKWGNEAISKHSQYFHLAAWLIPTVQTVSVLLRPAVDGDPVAGICYVGNTSVENLKNFVLAPLFMYLVVGTTFLMAGFVSLFRIRSVIKQQGGIGAGSKADKLEKLMIRIGIFSVLYTVPATIVIGCHLYEASYFEDWMTGLTCPCKVAPGLRQKPLYSVLMLKYFMALAVGITSGVWIWSGKTVDSWRRLWRRLFGSPDPTGAGQVLIKPRPPLPQPYATSGIGVPGSAAASLLATPYTQTVGSVASTSHHHLHHHVLKQAPLSHV